Sequence from the Pseudomonas frederiksbergensis genome:
GGTGGCTTGAGGGGTTGCAGGCGGGCGTGGTCCGACAAGCGTTCCACGGTGACGGGAATCATGTTGCCGCCCAAGTCATAGGCCCAGGCACCGCTGATTTTCTTCGCCTTGAAGGCGTTGTCCTCGGCGCCATGACCGTAGATCACTTCGATGTTGCCGCGTCGTTGTTCCGTCCACAGGCCATGGGCCGAAGCCTGGGTGGCCAGGAGCAGGCCGAGCAGGGCGAAGGTCTTGGGGTATTTCATGCTGACTTCCTTATAGATCGAGGGTGAGGCTGACAGTGAAGTTGCGCGGATCGCCGGGAGTGACCCAGTAATTGCTGTAGGAGCGTTCGTAGTATTTTTCGTCGAACACGTTGTTCAGGTTCAGGCCCACGGTGACGGTGTCGCTGGCCTTGTAGTGGGCCAGCAGGTCGACGGTATGGTAGGCGGGCAATTCGAAGTCCTTGCCCGCTTCGCCCGAGCGATCACCCACGTAAGTGAACGCCGCGCCGACATCCGAGCCGCGCAGATGCCCATCCTGGAATTCGTAGACCCCTAGCAGGCTGCCGCTGCGCTTGGCGACGCCGAGGATCCGGCTGCCGGTGGGGATGACCTCGTCGCCCTTGGTCACTTCGGCGTCGATATAGGCAAAGGCGCCAATCACCCGCACCGCGTCAGTGAGCTGGCCGGTCATCTGCAGGTCGATGCCCTGGCTACGGGCCTTGCCCACGGCGCGACTGAAATCGGTCCCGGCCACCGGGCTGAGGACGTTTTCCTTCTCGATATGGAAGGCCGCGAGGGTAGTGCTCAGGCGGTCGTCGAACAGTTCGCTCTTGACCCCGACTTCATAGCCAACCCCTTCCTCAGGGTCGAATGTCTTGCCGTCGGCGTCCAGGCCATTGTTGGGTTTGAACGAGGTGGAGGCATTGGCGAACAGCCCGACTTGCGGCGTCAGTTGGTACAACAGACCGGCGCGTTGCGTCAGGGTGTCGTGGCGTTGGCGGCTGGTCACGTCGTTGACGTGGTTGTCGATGCTTTGCTCGAAGTGTTCGTAGCGCACGCCGAGCAAGCCGCGCAGTTTGTCGGTGAAGATGATCTGGTCCTGAAGGTTCACGGCCCTGCTTTTGACATGCTCGAAGAAGTCCGTGCCGGAGCGCGTGCCGTTGGGTTTTGGCTGGCCGTAGATCGGGTCGTAGATATCGATCGGATAAGCGCCGCCAGCGATGGTCGTTACGCGCTCATTCTTGCGGTAATCCTCGTATTCCGTGCCGATCAACAGTTCGTGCTGCCAGGGACCGAGATCGAACAGCCCGCGCAACTCAAGTTGGGTAATGCTGTCGTGCCAATTGCTGTCGCGCTCGCGGTAGCGGCGGTTCACCGTGTGGCCATCGGCGTTCAATGGCCGCGCTTCGGAAGCGAATCCCCAGAGCTCACCCTGCTTGTAATGGCTGGCCAGGCGTAACTGCCAGGCGTCGTTGAGCTGATGCTCGAGGGCGGCCTGGAGCATGTTGTTGTGGTTATCGATGTCCCCGTCGTTGGGTTCGCCCAGGAAGGTCGAACGGGAAACGCCACTCCAGCGATTGTTCGGGGCGACGATGCCACGGTCGAACGTCGAGCTGTGGCGCACGATTTCGCTTTCCACCAGCAACCGGGTGTCCGGGTTCAGTTGCCAACTGATGGAGGGCGCGACGAAGACGCGCTTGCTGCCGACATGATCGCGAAAGCTGTTGTTGTCCTCGACCGCCAGGTTGACCCGGGACAGCACGCTGCCTTCGGCGTCCAGCGGCGTATTGACGTCCAGCGCGGTTCGGTAGCGGTCCCAGCTTCCGGCGCTGGTTTGCAACGTGGTGAACGCTTCGGGTTGGGGTTTCTTGGTGACAATGTTGACCGTGCCGCCGGGATCGCCGCGGCCATAGAGGCTGGCCGCCGGGCCTTTCAACACCTCGATACGCTCGATACTGGCGGCGTCCGGCGTGCTTGGATAGCCGCGGTTGGCGCTGAAACCGTCCTTGTAGAATTCCGACGTGGTGAAACCCCTAACGCTGTATTCGTAAAGCGTCAGGCCGCCGAAGTTGTTCTGCTTCGATACGCCACCGGCATATTCCAGGGCTCGTTCGACGTGGGTGCTGCCCAGGTCCTTGAGTACGCTGGCAGGGATGACGCTGATCGATTGCGGGACGTCGCGCAAAGCCGTGTCGGTCTTGGTGGCGCTGACGGAGCGGGTCGCCCGATAGCCCGAGACAGGGCCGGTGGCGGATTCGTAGTCGGACGTGACGTTGATGGCGTCCAGCTCCAAAGGCTGGATTTCTTCGGCGAAGGCTGGATCGCCGAGTAGGCCCAGGGCGAGGCTGGCAACGGAAATCCGTTTCAGAGATGACATGTTATGTTGTTCCAATTTTCAGTATTGAAACAATATAACACTACTAATGAGAATTTATGCTATCTCGAATTCAGTGTTTTTTGTGGCGAGGGAGTAGCTCTCTCGCCACAGGGAATTTGAGAAGGGCTTGCTCGGTTGCAAGGCCCCTCTACGGTCGTGGTGCGGCTTATTGTTCTTCCTTGAGCACCACCGGCGCGGGTGGCGGACGCAGGCCGATCTCAGCCGTAAGCTTTAGCTCCTTGCCGTTGCGCATGACCTGGATCGTGACCTTGTCGGTGGGCTTGATCCGCGCCACCTGGTTCATCGAGCGGCGGCCATCGCCAGCGGGTTCGCCGTCGATGCTCAGGATGACATCGCCCAACTGCAGGCCGGCCTTCTGCGCCGGACCGTCGCGGAAAATCCCCGCCACCACGATCCCGGGCCGCCCGGACAAACCGAACGACTCAGCCAGTTCCTGGGTCAGCGGCTGGACTTCAATCCCGAGCCAGCCACGAATCACCTGGCCGTGTTCGATGATGGACTTCATCACTTCCATGGCCAATTTCACCGGGATGGCAAAGCCGATGCCTTGGCTGCCGCCGGACTTGGAGAAAATCGCCGTATTGATTCCGGTGAGGTTGCCGTTGGCATCCACCAGTGCGCCACCGGAGTTGCCGGGGTTGATCGCGGCGTCGGTCTGGATGAAGTCCTCGTAGTTGTTCAGGCCCAGTTGGTTGCGGCCGGTGGCGCTGATGATGCCCATGGTCACGGTTTGGCCAACGCCGAACGGGTTGCCAATCGCCAGGGTCACGTCGCCGATGCGAATGCTGTCGGAGCGGCCGATGGTGATCGCGGGAAGGTTCTTCAGGTCGATCTTCAATACCGCGAGGTCGGTTTCCGGGTCGCTGCCGATCACTCGGGCCAGGGTTTCACGGCCGTCCTTGAGGGCTACCACGATCTGGTCGGCACCGCTGGTGACGTGGTTGTTGGTCAGGATATAACCTTCCGGGCTCATGATGACGCCCGAACCCAGGCTCGACTCCATGCGCTTCTGCTTGGGTGAGTTGTCGCCGAAAAAACGCCGGAATTGCGGATCTTCGAACAGGGGATGGTTAGGTTTGTTGATGACTTTGGTGGTGTACAGGTTCACCACCGCCGGCGCCGCCAGCGTGACCGCGTCGGCGTAGGACACCGGGCCCTGCTGCACCGCCTTGGTTTGCGGCGCCTGTTGCAGGTTGACATCGAGGCTTGGCAGGCCGACCCATTCCGGGTAGCGCTGGATAATCAGTAGAGCGACAAGCACGCCGGCCAATAGCGGCCAGCCGGAAAAACGCAGCGCCTTGAGCATTAAGCACGTCCTACAAAGGTTGCAGGCGGTATGAGACCGCCCATAATGTCGCGCATTATACGAGGCCGCGCGCGCCTCTGAACGGGATATTTAGGAGTCTTTTCATGGCCGTAGCCCTGAACACCCTGGTAGAAGAAGCGGACCGTTACCTGACAAGCAATCGTATTTCCGATTATTGCCCGAACGGGCTGCAAGTCGAAGGCAAGCCACAGGTGATGCGCATCGTCAGTGGTGTCACTGCCAGCCAGGCGTTGCTCGATGCGGCCGTCGAGGCTCAGGCCGACTTGGTGCTGGTGCATCACGGCTATTTCTGGAAAGGCGAGAACCCTTGCATCACCGGGATGAAGCAGCGTCGCCTCAAGACATTGCTGAACCACGATATCAGCCTATTGGCTTACCATCTGCCCCTGGACCTGCACCCCGAGGTGGGCAATAACGTGCAACTGGCCCGCCAGTTGGACATCACCGTCGAGGGGCCGCTGGATCCGGATAATCCCAGGATCGTCGGCCTCGTCGGCTCCTTGACCGAACCGATGACGCCCCGGGATTTTGCCCGCAAGGTCCAGGAAGTAATGGGCCGCGAGCCCTTGCTGATCGAAGGGCAGGCGATGATCCGCCGGGTCGGCTGGTGCACCGGGGGTGGCCAGGGTTATATCGATCAGGCGGTGCTGGCCGGCGTCGACCTCTACCTTAGCGGGGAGGCGTCGGAGCAGACATTCCACAGCGCCCGTGAGAACGGCATCAGCTTCATCGCCGCCGGGCATCATGCCACCGAGCGCTACGGTGTCCAGGCGCTGGGGGACTACCTGGCGCGACGTTTTGCCCTGGAACACATTTTCATCGATTGCCCGAATCCGATCTGACTGTTTATCCCTGTAGGAGCAAGCTCGCTCCCACAGAAAAGCGCGTGCGAGGCCCGAACCGGCAGGCATATCCATATGCTGTTTCGATCTAGTTGGCGCCCTGATTAGAAGAGGTCGCTGTGCTAGGATTCCCCGCTCGAACACGGCCCGCTGGCCGTTCATAAGAAAGCTTTCGTGAGTAGCCATGGTCGACAAACTGACGCATCTGAAACAGCTGGAGGCGGAAAGCATCCACATCATCCGCGAGGTGGCCGCCGAGTTCGATAACCCGGTGATGCTGTACTCCATCGGTAAAGACTCCGCCGTGATGCTGCACCTGGCACGCAAGGCGTTCTTCCCCGGCAAGCTGCCGTTTCCGGTGATGCACGTCGACACCCGCTGGAAATTCCAGGAGATGTACAAGTTCCGCGACCGCATGGTCGAAGAACTCGGCCTGGACTTGATCACCCATATCAACCCGGACGGCGTGGCGCAGAACATCAACCCGTTTACCCACGGCAGCGCCAAGCACACCGACATCATGAAGACCGAGGGCCTCAAGCAGGCGCTCGACAAGCATGGTTTCGACGCAGCCTTCGGTGGCGCCCGTCGCGATGAAGAAAAGTCGCGCGCCAAGGAGCGCGTCTACTCGTTCCGCGACAGCAAGCACCGCTGGGACCCCAAGAACCAGCGCCCAGAGCTGTGGAACGTCTACAACGGCAAGGTCAACAAAGGCGAGTCGATTCGCGTGTTCCCGCTGTCGAACTGGACCGAGCTGGATATCTGGCAGTACATCTACCTCGAAGGCATCCCGATCGTGCCGCTGTATTTCGCCGCCGAGCGCGAAGTGATCGAGAAGAACGGCACGCTGATCATGATCGACGACGAGCGCATCCTCGAGCACCTGTCCGACGAAGACAAAGCCCGCATCGTCAAGAAGAAAGTGCGTTTCCGTACCCTTGGCTGCTACCCGTTGACGGGCGCGGTGGAGTCCGAGGCCGAGAGCCTGACGGACATCATCCAGGAAATGCTCCTGACGCGAACTTCCGAGCGCCAGGGCCGGGTCATCGACCACGATGGCGCAGGCTCGATGGAAGATAAAAAACGTCAAGGTTATTTCTAAGGGGCTGTCATGTCGCATCAATCTGATTTGATCAGCGAGGACATCCTCGCCTACCTGGGCCAGCACGAGCGTAAAGAGCTGCTGCGCTTCTTGACCTGCGGTAACGTCGACGACGGCAAAAGCACCCTGATCGGGCGCCTGCTGCACGACTCCAAGATGATCTACGAAGATCACCTGGAAGCCATCACCCGCGATTCGAAGAAAGTCGGGACCACCGGTGACGATATCGACCTGGCGTTGCTGGTCGACGGCCTGCAGGCCGAGCGCGAGCAAGGCATCACCATCGATGTCGCCTACCGCTATTTCTCTACCGCCAAGCGCAAATTCATCATCGCCGACACCCCAGGCCATGAGCAGTACACCCGCAACATGGCCACCGGTGCTTCCACCTGTGACCTGGCGATCATCCTGGTGGACGCCCGCTACGGCGTGCAGACCCAGACCCGTCGCCACAGCTTCATCGCCTCGTTGTTGGGCATCAAGCACATCGTCGTGGCCATCAACAAGATGGACCTCAAGGACTTCGACCAGGGCGTGTTCGAGTCGATCAAGGCCGACTACCTGAAGTTCGCCGAAGGCTTGAAGATGAAGCCCACCAGCATGCACTTCGTGCCGATGTCCGCCCTCAAGGGCGACAACGTGGTGAACAAATCCGAGCGTTCGCCGTGGTACACCGGCCAGTCGCTGATGGAAATCCTCGAGACCGTGGAGGTGGCGGGCGACCGCAACTTCACCGACCTGCGTTTCCCGGTGCAGTACGTCAACCGTCCGAACCTGAACTTCCGCGGTTTCGCCGGCACCCTCGCCAGCGGCATCGTCCACAAGGGCGACGAAGTGGTGGTGTTGCCGTCAGGCAAGAGCAGCCGCGTTAAATCCATCGTCACCTTCGAAGGCGAGCTGGAACACGCCGGTCCAGGCCAGGCCGTGACGCTGACCATGGAAGACGAGATCGACATTTCGCGTGGCGACCTGCTGGTGCACGCCGACAACGTTCCTCCCGTCACCGACAGCTTCGAAGCGATGCTGGTGTGGATGGCCGAGGAGCCGATGCTGCCGGGCAAGAAATACGACATCAAGCGCGCCACCAGCTACGTGCCGGGTTCGATTGCCAGCATCGTCAACAAAGTCGACGTGAACACCCTCGAAGAGGGGCCGGCCAGCGCCTTGCAGCTCAACGAAATCGGCAAGGTGAAGATCGCCCTGGATGCGCCGATCGCCTTGGACGGCTACGAGAGCAACCGCACCACCGGCGCGTTTATCGTCATCGACCGCCTCACCAACGGTACCGTCGGTGCAGGCATGATCGTGGCCCAGCCGCTGGCCCATGGCAGCAGCACGCACCACGGCAAACTGGCCCATGTGTCGGTGGAAGAGCGCACCCAGCGCTTCGGCCAGCAGCCAGCCACAGTGCTGTTCAGTGGCCTGTCGGGTGCGGGCAAGAGCACGCTGGCCTACGCAGTCGAGCGCAAGCTGTTCGACATGGGCCGTGCGGTGTTCGTACTTGATGGCCAGAACCTGCGCCATGATTTGAACAAGGGCTTGCCGCAGGATCGCGCCGGGCGGACCGAGAATTGGCGTCGCGCGGCTCACGTTGCCCGTCAGTTCAACGAAGCTGGCCTGCTGACCCTGGCCGCGTTCGTTGCGCCAAGTGCAGAAGGGCGTGAGCAGGCCAAGGACCTGATCGGTCGGGAGCGCCTGCTGACCGTCTACGTCCAGGCCTCGCCAACCGTGTGTGCCCAGCGTGATCCGCAAGGGTTGTATGCGGCCGCCGGCGATAACATCCCGGGCGAGTCCTTCCCGTATGACGTGCCGCTGGATGCCGACCTGGTGATCGACACCCAGTCGCTGACGTTGGAAGAAAGCGTCAAGCAGGTGCTGGACCTGCTGCGCAAGCGTGGGGCGATCTAAAAGGCAAGTCGCTGTAACTGAAAGCCCGCAGATGGGTGACCATCTGCGGGCTTGTTCATTCCCGTATGGAACAACTCGCGCCCACAAGGGAATCAGCGATGGTCGGGAAATTCGCGATGCATCTGCTCCAGCAACGCGTCCTTGTCCTGCCACAACTGGTTGATCCAACCTTGGAACTCCAGTCGATACTCCCCGTCCTGGTCGTAGCTTTTGCCAATGAACTGCGGCGGAATCTTCAACTCCTGGAAATGCACCACCACCTCCCCAACGTTGCCGCAGAGCAAATCCCAATACCCCGGGCGACCG
This genomic interval carries:
- a CDS encoding TonB-dependent siderophore receptor produces the protein MSSLKRISVASLALGLLGDPAFAEEIQPLELDAINVTSDYESATGPVSGYRATRSVSATKTDTALRDVPQSISVIPASVLKDLGSTHVERALEYAGGVSKQNNFGGLTLYEYSVRGFTTSEFYKDGFSANRGYPSTPDAASIERIEVLKGPAASLYGRGDPGGTVNIVTKKPQPEAFTTLQTSAGSWDRYRTALDVNTPLDAEGSVLSRVNLAVEDNNSFRDHVGSKRVFVAPSISWQLNPDTRLLVESEIVRHSSTFDRGIVAPNNRWSGVSRSTFLGEPNDGDIDNHNNMLQAALEHQLNDAWQLRLASHYKQGELWGFASEARPLNADGHTVNRRYRERDSNWHDSITQLELRGLFDLGPWQHELLIGTEYEDYRKNERVTTIAGGAYPIDIYDPIYGQPKPNGTRSGTDFFEHVKSRAVNLQDQIIFTDKLRGLLGVRYEHFEQSIDNHVNDVTSRQRHDTLTQRAGLLYQLTPQVGLFANASTSFKPNNGLDADGKTFDPEEGVGYEVGVKSELFDDRLSTTLAAFHIEKENVLSPVAGTDFSRAVGKARSQGIDLQMTGQLTDAVRVIGAFAYIDAEVTKGDEVIPTGSRILGVAKRSGSLLGVYEFQDGHLRGSDVGAAFTYVGDRSGEAGKDFELPAYHTVDLLAHYKASDTVTVGLNLNNVFDEKYYERSYSNYWVTPGDPRNFTVSLTLDL
- the algW gene encoding Do family serine endopeptidase AlgW: MLKALRFSGWPLLAGVLVALLIIQRYPEWVGLPSLDVNLQQAPQTKAVQQGPVSYADAVTLAAPAVVNLYTTKVINKPNHPLFEDPQFRRFFGDNSPKQKRMESSLGSGVIMSPEGYILTNNHVTSGADQIVVALKDGRETLARVIGSDPETDLAVLKIDLKNLPAITIGRSDSIRIGDVTLAIGNPFGVGQTVTMGIISATGRNQLGLNNYEDFIQTDAAINPGNSGGALVDANGNLTGINTAIFSKSGGSQGIGFAIPVKLAMEVMKSIIEHGQVIRGWLGIEVQPLTQELAESFGLSGRPGIVVAGIFRDGPAQKAGLQLGDVILSIDGEPAGDGRRSMNQVARIKPTDKVTIQVMRNGKELKLTAEIGLRPPPAPVVLKEEQ
- a CDS encoding Nif3-like dinuclear metal center hexameric protein, whose product is MAVALNTLVEEADRYLTSNRISDYCPNGLQVEGKPQVMRIVSGVTASQALLDAAVEAQADLVLVHHGYFWKGENPCITGMKQRRLKTLLNHDISLLAYHLPLDLHPEVGNNVQLARQLDITVEGPLDPDNPRIVGLVGSLTEPMTPRDFARKVQEVMGREPLLIEGQAMIRRVGWCTGGGQGYIDQAVLAGVDLYLSGEASEQTFHSARENGISFIAAGHHATERYGVQALGDYLARRFALEHIFIDCPNPI
- the cysD gene encoding sulfate adenylyltransferase subunit CysD — its product is MVDKLTHLKQLEAESIHIIREVAAEFDNPVMLYSIGKDSAVMLHLARKAFFPGKLPFPVMHVDTRWKFQEMYKFRDRMVEELGLDLITHINPDGVAQNINPFTHGSAKHTDIMKTEGLKQALDKHGFDAAFGGARRDEEKSRAKERVYSFRDSKHRWDPKNQRPELWNVYNGKVNKGESIRVFPLSNWTELDIWQYIYLEGIPIVPLYFAAEREVIEKNGTLIMIDDERILEHLSDEDKARIVKKKVRFRTLGCYPLTGAVESEAESLTDIIQEMLLTRTSERQGRVIDHDGAGSMEDKKRQGYF
- the cysN gene encoding sulfate adenylyltransferase subunit CysN encodes the protein MSHQSDLISEDILAYLGQHERKELLRFLTCGNVDDGKSTLIGRLLHDSKMIYEDHLEAITRDSKKVGTTGDDIDLALLVDGLQAEREQGITIDVAYRYFSTAKRKFIIADTPGHEQYTRNMATGASTCDLAIILVDARYGVQTQTRRHSFIASLLGIKHIVVAINKMDLKDFDQGVFESIKADYLKFAEGLKMKPTSMHFVPMSALKGDNVVNKSERSPWYTGQSLMEILETVEVAGDRNFTDLRFPVQYVNRPNLNFRGFAGTLASGIVHKGDEVVVLPSGKSSRVKSIVTFEGELEHAGPGQAVTLTMEDEIDISRGDLLVHADNVPPVTDSFEAMLVWMAEEPMLPGKKYDIKRATSYVPGSIASIVNKVDVNTLEEGPASALQLNEIGKVKIALDAPIALDGYESNRTTGAFIVIDRLTNGTVGAGMIVAQPLAHGSSTHHGKLAHVSVEERTQRFGQQPATVLFSGLSGAGKSTLAYAVERKLFDMGRAVFVLDGQNLRHDLNKGLPQDRAGRTENWRRAAHVARQFNEAGLLTLAAFVAPSAEGREQAKDLIGRERLLTVYVQASPTVCAQRDPQGLYAAAGDNIPGESFPYDVPLDADLVIDTQSLTLEESVKQVLDLLRKRGAI